The Candidatus Nitrosocosmicus franklandus genome contains a region encoding:
- the glmS gene encoding glutamine--fructose-6-phosphate transaminase (isomerizing), with amino-acid sequence MCSIIGYSGQLTLAAPLLVESLKKMEYRGYDSVGIATLNKGNILVSKGVGKVAEVDQQMQLNKLPGEIGIGHTRWATHGGVTDTNAHPHYSCSANIAVVHNGIIENYQELKSELEKEGHIFKSQTDSEVIAHLLERDYEQSNSSIVDAMTNTCKKIRGSFAFVAVFNNGVIAGARFDEPLIIGISSDALFLSSDVLGFLKYTDKAIFLDNGDIVIIEDKKYTIFDASRKNVNRPVTQVAWELGSADKGKFAHYTIKEIHEQSSTMLKPLEPSNDFETFCKYINNASNVYITGSGTSYNCGLLGKLLLSKFARKRTEVYMSSEFQYFSDTVEPDSVVIAISQSGETADVLHSVKQAKENGAKILSIVNIPTSSLARMSDCFVTLNCGPEIGVAATKSFLNQLMILYKIVYIISGQNIRFDSAELVKLQKSVQSVLDLDFKIRNIIGSLDHNVKDIYILGRSIHYPIALEGSLKIKELAYVHAEGIAAGELKHGPLALIDKESVVIVLNPNDETYRDVLSSTNEIKSRGAFIIGISDLKNDLYDVFIELPKLERYLYPIVEIIPLQMMSYYLAVQKQLDPDYPRNLAKSVTVK; translated from the coding sequence GTGTGTTCAATTATTGGTTATAGCGGACAACTTACACTGGCAGCCCCACTTTTGGTAGAAAGTCTCAAAAAAATGGAGTACAGAGGATATGATAGTGTAGGCATTGCTACGTTGAATAAAGGTAATATTTTGGTGAGCAAAGGGGTTGGTAAAGTTGCTGAGGTAGATCAACAAATGCAATTGAATAAACTGCCTGGCGAAATCGGAATTGGGCACACACGTTGGGCGACTCATGGGGGCGTCACGGATACAAATGCTCATCCACATTATTCGTGTTCGGCAAATATTGCAGTTGTACACAACGGTATTATAGAAAATTATCAAGAATTGAAAAGTGAATTGGAGAAGGAGGGTCATATTTTTAAGAGTCAAACGGACAGTGAGGTAATTGCACACTTACTCGAAAGAGACTATGAGCAGTCTAATTCTAGTATCGTAGATGCTATGACTAACACGTGTAAAAAAATCAGGGGGTCTTTTGCATTTGTAGCAGTTTTTAACAATGGTGTGATAGCTGGTGCCCGATTTGATGAACCTTTAATCATTGGTATATCATCCGATGCCTTATTTTTGTCTAGTGACGTTCTAGGTTTTTTGAAATATACGGACAAAGCAATATTTTTGGATAATGGAGACATTGTAATAATCGAGGATAAGAAATACACGATCTTTGATGCCAGTCGAAAAAATGTAAACCGACCCGTAACACAGGTTGCTTGGGAATTGGGCTCAGCAGACAAGGGAAAATTTGCGCATTATACAATAAAGGAAATTCATGAACAGTCATCTACTATGCTAAAACCTCTTGAACCTTCAAATGATTTTGAAACCTTTTGTAAGTATATAAACAACGCTTCTAATGTTTACATTACTGGTAGCGGAACTAGTTATAACTGTGGACTGCTCGGTAAACTGTTATTATCAAAGTTTGCAAGAAAAAGGACAGAAGTATATATGTCAAGCGAATTTCAATACTTTTCAGATACTGTAGAACCAGACTCGGTGGTCATAGCAATTTCTCAAAGTGGGGAAACAGCTGATGTCTTACATTCCGTAAAACAGGCAAAGGAAAATGGAGCAAAGATTTTATCAATAGTCAACATTCCCACTTCATCTTTAGCTAGGATGAGTGATTGTTTCGTTACTCTTAACTGTGGTCCAGAGATTGGTGTGGCTGCAACAAAGAGCTTTCTAAATCAATTAATGATTCTTTATAAAATTGTCTATATTATCTCAGGTCAAAACATTCGCTTTGATTCGGCTGAATTAGTGAAATTACAAAAGTCAGTCCAAAGCGTCCTAGATTTAGACTTTAAGATTAGAAACATCATTGGTTCCTTAGATCATAATGTAAAGGATATTTACATTTTAGGAAGGTCAATCCACTATCCAATTGCTCTGGAAGGATCACTAAAAATTAAAGAACTAGCATACGTACATGCTGAAGGTATAGCTGCAGGTGAACTAAAACATGGACCATTGGCCTTAATTGATAAGGAATCAGTCGTGATTGTATTAAATCCCAATGATGAAACATATCGTGATGTGTTGTCTAGTACTAACGAAATAAAATCTAGAGGTGCTTTCATAATCGGGATCTCGGATTTGAAAAATGACTTGTATGATGTATTCATAGAGTTGCCAA